One Chryseobacterium indoltheticum DNA segment encodes these proteins:
- a CDS encoding GTP cyclohydrolase, producing MSKVSIIEVKTPEDLKQFVKFPMNLYKNNPYYVPSFIKDEINVWNPQENPALQYSEAKQFLAWKDSKIVGRIAVIINRKEEKELSIKKVRFGWIDFIDDTEVSKALIDTAINYAKEHQIDNIEGPMGFTNLDKAGMLTFGFEKIATMIGIYNHEYYSKHIENLGLVKEKEWVEFEMNFPKILPPKVEKFSSLIAEKYNLRVLDFKSKEEILPYVKPMFKLLDETYKHLSTYTPISEEQIKTYKEKFFPMIAKNYVICVVDEHDELVSFAVTMPSYSKALQKSKGKLFPFGWWHFLQAQKKNDRANFYLIGIHPEYQRRGVTAIIFKEIFVRFNNMGIDFAETNPELEENKSVQVLWQDYNPVNHKRRRTYSLKF from the coding sequence ATGTCGAAAGTTTCCATTATTGAAGTAAAAACTCCCGAAGATTTAAAGCAATTTGTAAAATTCCCCATGAATTTATACAAAAACAACCCATATTACGTGCCTTCATTTATAAAAGATGAAATTAATGTATGGAATCCTCAGGAAAATCCTGCGTTGCAATATTCTGAAGCAAAGCAGTTTTTGGCATGGAAAGACAGTAAAATAGTCGGCAGAATTGCAGTAATCATCAATCGTAAAGAAGAAAAAGAACTTAGTATAAAAAAGGTCCGTTTCGGCTGGATTGATTTTATTGATGATACAGAAGTTTCTAAAGCATTAATTGACACAGCTATTAATTATGCTAAAGAACATCAGATCGACAATATCGAGGGACCAATGGGTTTTACCAATCTCGACAAAGCAGGAATGCTTACGTTCGGATTTGAGAAAATCGCTACAATGATTGGAATTTACAATCACGAATATTACTCAAAACACATTGAAAACCTTGGGCTTGTAAAAGAAAAAGAATGGGTAGAGTTTGAAATGAACTTTCCTAAAATACTTCCTCCAAAAGTAGAAAAATTCAGTTCACTGATTGCTGAAAAATATAATTTAAGAGTTTTAGATTTTAAAAGCAAAGAGGAGATTTTACCTTACGTAAAACCAATGTTTAAGCTGCTTGACGAGACTTACAAACATCTTTCTACCTATACTCCTATTTCTGAAGAACAAATCAAGACATACAAAGAAAAATTCTTCCCGATGATTGCTAAAAACTACGTAATCTGCGTAGTTGATGAGCATGATGAGTTGGTTTCTTTTGCAGTTACGATGCCTTCTTATTCCAAAGCTTTACAAAAATCAAAAGGAAAACTTTTTCCTTTCGGATGGTGGCATTTTTTGCAGGCTCAGAAAAAAAACGACCGCGCCAATTTTTATCTGATCGGAATTCATCCCGAATATCAAAGACGTGGTGTAACGGCTATTATTTTCAAAGAAATCTTCGTACGATTCAACAATATGGGGATCGATTTTGCGGAAACCAATCCTGAATTGGAAGAAAACAAAAGTGTGCAGGTTCTTTGGCAGGATTACAATCCTGTAAATCATAAAAGAAGAAGAACGTATTCTTTAAAATTCTAA
- a CDS encoding NADH-quinone oxidoreductase subunit B encodes MSDQKPIIRTDAPAPEGFEGEGFFATKLSSVIGMARKFSLWPLPFATSCCGIEFMATLNPTYDASRFGMERNSFSPRQADMLMVCGTISKKLGPVLKEVYTQMAEPKWVVAVGACASSGGIFDTYSVLQGIDKIIPVDVYVPGCPPRPEQIIEGVMQVQALAESESIRRRDMPEYQALLDSYNISN; translated from the coding sequence ATGTCAGATCAAAAACCAATTATAAGAACAGATGCACCGGCTCCGGAAGGATTTGAAGGAGAAGGATTTTTTGCAACGAAACTGAGTAGTGTCATCGGTATGGCTAGAAAGTTTTCACTTTGGCCTTTACCTTTTGCTACTTCTTGTTGCGGTATCGAGTTCATGGCTACTCTTAACCCAACGTATGATGCATCCAGATTTGGTATGGAAAGAAACTCTTTCTCACCAAGACAGGCAGATATGTTGATGGTTTGTGGAACTATTTCAAAAAAATTAGGTCCTGTTCTAAAAGAAGTATACACCCAAATGGCAGAACCGAAATGGGTGGTTGCTGTTGGAGCTTGTGCTTCAAGTGGAGGTATTTTTGATACGTACTCAGTTTTGCAGGGAATCGATAAAATCATTCCGGTAGACGTTTACGTTCCTGGTTGCCCTCCAAGACCAGAGCAGATTATTGAAGGTGTAATGCAGGTTCAGGCTTTAGCAGAAAGCGAAAGCATCAGAAGAAGAGATATGCCGGAATACCAAGCATTGCTTGATTCTTATAATATTAGCAATTAA
- a CDS encoding NuoI/complex I 23 kDa subunit family protein — protein sequence MKLTNRSKVVSNKEMTFSEKIYLPAIFKGMGITFKHAVRTVVKRAPNVYSYPEVQKPRADIWRGQHVLKRDEEGRERCTACGLCAVACPAEAITMTAAERTREEKDLYREEKYASVYEINMLRCIFCGMCEEACPKSAIYLTDRLVDVETNRGSFIYGKDKLVEKINERIDITERQSEKQKNAVK from the coding sequence ATGAAACTTACAAACAGATCAAAAGTTGTTTCAAATAAAGAGATGACCTTTTCTGAGAAAATCTACTTACCTGCGATTTTCAAAGGAATGGGGATTACTTTTAAGCATGCTGTGAGAACCGTTGTAAAACGTGCTCCCAATGTTTATTCTTATCCGGAAGTACAAAAGCCTAGAGCTGATATCTGGAGAGGCCAACATGTTTTGAAAAGAGATGAAGAAGGCAGAGAAAGATGTACAGCTTGTGGATTGTGTGCTGTGGCATGCCCTGCAGAAGCAATCACAATGACTGCTGCTGAAAGAACCAGAGAAGAAAAAGATCTTTACAGAGAAGAAAAATATGCATCGGTATATGAAATCAATATGTTAAGATGTATTTTCTGCGGTATGTGTGAAGAAGCTTGTCCGAAATCTGCAATTTATCTTACAGACAGATTGGTTGATGTAGAAACCAACAGAGGATCTTTCATTTACGGTAAAGATAAATTAGTTGAAAAAATAAATGAAAGGATTGATATCACAGAAAGACAATCCGAGAAACAAAAAAATGCGGTAAAATAA
- a CDS encoding NADH-quinone oxidoreductase subunit A: MNLPESYIPILIQAGVAIGFVAISLLGAHFLGPKQKKGNSVKNQSWECGVPVEGNARTPFSIKYFLTAILFVLFDIEIVFFYPYAVNFREFGLEGFFAVLTFVAIFFLAFFYVWKRGALDWDK; encoded by the coding sequence ATGAATTTACCTGAAAGTTATATTCCGATCCTTATACAAGCTGGTGTTGCAATAGGTTTTGTAGCCATTTCTTTGCTTGGAGCTCATTTCCTGGGACCAAAGCAGAAAAAAGGAAATTCTGTGAAAAATCAAAGTTGGGAATGCGGTGTGCCTGTTGAAGGAAACGCAAGAACACCATTTTCGATCAAGTATTTCTTAACTGCAATATTGTTTGTATTATTCGATATCGAAATCGTATTTTTTTATCCGTACGCTGTAAACTTCAGAGAATTTGGTCTTGAAGGGTTCTTTGCAGTGCTGACATTCGTTGCCATCTTCTTCCTTGCATTTTTCTATGTTTGGAAACGTGGTGCGCTAGACTGGGATAAATAA
- a CDS encoding NADH-quinone oxidoreductase subunit J family protein, whose protein sequence is MDQFLFFLVAFLAVASAVYFVFAKNPLYAILSLIVTMFSIAGMYILLNAQFLAIIQIIVYAGAIMVLFLYILMMLNLNKQDESKKNNTLKFVGVFTAGLLLIGVLGVFRGVQESHVVVENVDKGVGLTKNLGRLLFNEYVLPFELASILILAGIVGAVLIGKKDL, encoded by the coding sequence ATGGATCAGTTTTTATTTTTCTTGGTGGCGTTTTTAGCAGTGGCAAGTGCAGTTTACTTTGTATTTGCAAAAAATCCTTTATATGCTATTTTGTCATTAATTGTTACAATGTTTTCGATCGCGGGTATGTATATTCTTCTGAATGCACAGTTCCTTGCAATTATCCAGATCATCGTTTACGCAGGTGCTATCATGGTACTTTTCCTTTATATCTTAATGATGCTTAATCTTAATAAGCAAGACGAAAGTAAGAAGAACAATACTTTAAAGTTTGTTGGAGTTTTTACGGCTGGTCTTCTTTTGATTGGTGTTTTAGGAGTTTTCAGAGGAGTACAGGAAAGTCATGTAGTAGTTGAGAACGTAGATAAAGGCGTAGGTCTTACGAAGAATCTGGGAAGACTTTTATTCAATGAATATGTTTTACCGTTTGAGCTTGCTTCGATCCTGATTTTGGCAGGTATTGTAGGTGCGGTACTAATCGGTAAAAAAGATTTATAA
- the nuoH gene encoding NADH-quinone oxidoreductase subunit NuoH, which yields MDLITFKLILVLALFLLSLTIAAYSTWAERKVAAIMQDRIGPNRSGPFGLLQPLADGGKFFFKEDFTPANAEKFLFVLGPALVMFISLITGAVIPWGKTLNLGGVSYDLQVANIDVGVLFIIGMASIGVYGIMIGGWASNNKYSLLGAIRASSQMISYELAMGLALLSIIMMTGSLDLKVITENQTEGKLWGIIPIGSGMNWNIFYQPLAFLIFFVAALAETNRHPFDLPECESELVTGYTTEYSSMKLGLYMFGEYVNMFISNAFMVVLFFGGYNYPGIEWVTQNWGENTAGILSIVAFLSKTIIGILIFMWIRWTLPRFRYDQLMHLGWKTLIPLALVNLMITGAVILAFGN from the coding sequence ATGGATTTAATTACATTTAAATTAATACTTGTACTTGCACTTTTCCTGCTTTCCTTAACGATTGCAGCCTACTCTACCTGGGCAGAAAGAAAAGTTGCAGCCATTATGCAGGACAGAATCGGGCCCAACAGATCAGGACCTTTCGGTTTACTGCAGCCTCTTGCCGATGGTGGTAAATTTTTCTTTAAAGAAGACTTTACTCCGGCCAATGCAGAAAAGTTTCTTTTCGTATTGGGACCTGCGTTGGTGATGTTTATTTCATTAATTACCGGTGCGGTTATTCCTTGGGGGAAAACGCTGAACTTAGGTGGAGTTTCTTATGACCTTCAAGTTGCTAACATTGATGTTGGTGTACTTTTCATCATCGGAATGGCTTCTATTGGTGTTTACGGAATTATGATCGGAGGTTGGGCTTCCAACAACAAGTATTCATTATTAGGTGCAATTCGTGCTTCTTCACAGATGATTTCTTACGAATTGGCGATGGGTCTTGCATTACTTTCTATCATCATGATGACAGGAAGTTTAGATCTAAAAGTAATTACTGAAAATCAAACTGAAGGAAAACTTTGGGGAATTATCCCTATCGGTTCCGGCATGAACTGGAATATTTTCTACCAACCATTGGCATTCTTAATTTTCTTTGTGGCAGCTTTGGCAGAAACCAACCGTCACCCTTTCGATTTACCAGAATGTGAATCTGAATTGGTAACAGGGTATACTACCGAATATTCATCAATGAAGTTAGGTTTATACATGTTTGGAGAATATGTGAATATGTTTATTTCTAATGCTTTCATGGTAGTACTTTTCTTCGGAGGGTACAACTATCCGGGAATTGAATGGGTAACTCAGAATTGGGGTGAAAATACAGCAGGTATTTTGAGTATCGTAGCATTTTTATCTAAAACCATAATCGGAATTTTGATCTTTATGTGGATCAGATGGACGTTGCCAAGATTCAGATACGATCAATTGATGCACTTAGGATGGAAAACTTTAATTCCATTGGCATTGGTCAACTTAATGATTACAGGAGCTGTGATTTTAGCTTTTGGAAATTAA
- the nuoK gene encoding NADH-quinone oxidoreductase subunit NuoK: MGEVNTFMQSIPLEYFITLCSVLFCLGVLGVLLRKNAIVILGCVELMLNSVNLLLAAFAAYNGNSDGQLLVFFIMVVAAAEVAVGLAIIAMLYRNTRSVDVGIFNKLKG; the protein is encoded by the coding sequence ATGGGAGAAGTAAATACATTTATGCAAAGCATCCCTCTGGAATATTTCATTACTCTTTGTTCAGTATTATTCTGTCTTGGGGTTTTGGGAGTATTGCTCAGAAAAAATGCGATTGTAATTTTAGGTTGTGTAGAGCTTATGCTTAATTCTGTAAACCTTTTATTGGCTGCATTTGCGGCATACAACGGGAACAGCGACGGACAGCTTTTGGTATTCTTCATCATGGTAGTTGCAGCAGCTGAAGTAGCGGTTGGTTTGGCGATTATTGCGATGTTATATAGAAACACCCGTTCTGTAGATGTAGGTATATTTAATAAATTAAAAGGATAA
- a CDS encoding zinc metallopeptidase has product MTGYYLIIGISMLVSWLVSSRLKSKFEYYSNVHLRNGMSGKEVAEKMLRDNNIHDVQVISVPGQLTDHYNPADKTVNLSEAVYMQRNAAAAAVAAHECGHAVQHAVGYSMLQLRSKLVPVVSISSNLMQFVLMGGIIVMAMSGSKLVLLIGVIMFALTTLFAFVTLPVEYDASNRAMKWLKDTGTVTSEEFVGVKDSLTWAARTYLVAALGSLAQLIYFASLLMGGRRD; this is encoded by the coding sequence ATGACAGGTTATTATCTTATCATAGGAATTTCGATGCTGGTAAGCTGGCTGGTTTCCTCAAGATTAAAATCTAAGTTCGAATATTATTCAAATGTACATCTCAGAAACGGAATGTCTGGTAAAGAGGTTGCCGAAAAAATGCTGAGAGATAACAATATACATGATGTTCAGGTAATTTCGGTTCCAGGACAGTTAACCGACCATTATAATCCTGCAGATAAAACAGTGAATCTTTCTGAGGCAGTTTATATGCAGAGAAACGCAGCTGCTGCAGCTGTTGCAGCTCACGAATGTGGCCATGCAGTACAACATGCTGTAGGATATTCTATGTTACAACTGAGATCAAAACTGGTTCCTGTGGTGAGCATAAGCTCAAACTTAATGCAGTTTGTATTGATGGGAGGTATTATTGTTATGGCAATGAGTGGTAGCAAATTGGTATTATTGATCGGAGTAATTATGTTTGCACTTACTACATTGTTTGCTTTTGTGACACTTCCGGTAGAATATGACGCAAGTAACAGAGCAATGAAGTGGTTAAAAGATACAGGAACGGTAACTTCTGAAGAATTTGTTGGCGTAAAAGACAGCCTTACGTGGGCTGCACGAACTTATTTGGTGGCAGCACTTGGTTCTTTAGCACAACTTATATACTTTGCTTCTCTCTTAATGGGAGGTCGACGAGATTAG
- a CDS encoding NADH-quinone oxidoreductase subunit C, producing the protein MTNEFVLEAITREFPESVISSSEPYGMLTIEIKKEDIKKVIHYLKDSSLEINFLTDVCGIHYPEFPDKEIGVIYHLQNMMTNFRIRIKAFMSRENIEVDSLTELYAGANWMERETFDFYGIKFKGHPDLRPILNMEDLGYHPMLKEYRLEDGTRTDKNDSMFGR; encoded by the coding sequence ATGACGAACGAATTTGTATTAGAAGCGATAACGAGAGAGTTTCCGGAATCTGTAATTTCAAGCTCAGAGCCTTATGGAATGCTGACTATTGAGATTAAAAAAGAGGACATCAAAAAAGTAATTCATTATCTTAAAGATTCATCATTGGAAATTAATTTCCTTACTGATGTTTGTGGAATCCATTACCCAGAATTCCCGGATAAGGAAATCGGCGTTATCTATCATTTACAAAATATGATGACGAATTTCAGAATCCGTATAAAAGCTTTCATGTCGAGAGAAAATATTGAAGTAGATTCTTTGACAGAACTTTATGCTGGAGCCAACTGGATGGAAAGAGAAACTTTTGATTTCTACGGTATTAAATTTAAAGGACATCCTGATTTAAGGCCAATCCTGAACATGGAAGATCTTGGTTATCACCCAATGCTGAAAGAATACCGTTTGGAAGATGGTACCAGAACAGATAAGAACGACAGCATGTTTGGTAGATAG
- a CDS encoding IMPACT family protein — MLHEYKTIEKPVENTLLKEKGSKFIGFAFPVNNETELKSALDKIRTEHPKATHHCYAFRMGLNGENYRANDDGEPSGSAGLPIYNQLLAHEITNVLVISVRYYGGTKLGVSGLVKAYKESAKITLEEANIITKELEIEIEIQFQFNQQNIIFTLLSKFDAKILNFDSQQTAIISARIKTKHKDDIIDALSNIQHVICKIIEQ, encoded by the coding sequence ATGCTGCACGAATACAAAACCATAGAAAAACCTGTAGAAAATACCTTACTTAAAGAAAAAGGAAGCAAATTCATAGGTTTTGCTTTTCCGGTTAATAATGAAACTGAACTCAAAAGCGCTTTAGATAAAATAAGGACTGAACATCCGAAGGCAACTCATCATTGCTATGCTTTCAGAATGGGATTAAATGGTGAAAATTACCGTGCAAATGATGACGGAGAGCCGTCCGGAAGTGCAGGTTTACCAATTTACAATCAACTTTTAGCTCACGAAATCACCAATGTTTTAGTAATAAGCGTTCGGTATTATGGTGGGACAAAACTAGGCGTTTCAGGTTTGGTAAAAGCCTATAAAGAATCAGCGAAAATCACCTTAGAAGAAGCCAATATTATTACGAAAGAATTGGAAATTGAAATTGAAATTCAGTTTCAATTCAATCAGCAGAATATAATTTTCACCCTACTTTCAAAATTTGATGCCAAGATTTTGAATTTTGATTCGCAGCAAACTGCAATTATTTCAGCAAGAATAAAGACTAAACATAAAGATGACATTATTGATGCATTAAGTAACATTCAACATGTGATCTGTAAAATAATCGAACAATAA
- a CDS encoding NADH-quinone oxidoreductase subunit D — MKDNSLSNILNQHNSNEQIDGQLYTLNLGPTHPATHGIFQNVLTMDGERILHAEQTVGYIHRAFEKISERRNYAQITTLTDRMNYCSAPINNIGWHMTVEKLIGVKVPKRVDYMRVILMELARIGDHLICNGVTGMDAGAITGLTYMFIERERIYDMYEQICGARMTTNMGRIGGFERDFTPKFHELLKDFLKTFPARFQEFCNLLERNRIFMDRTIGAGAISAERALSYGFTGPNLRATGVDYDLRVAEPYSSYEDFDFIIPVGTSGDTYDRFMVRQQEVWESLKIINQAYDNLPEGPFHADVPEFYLPEKADVYKKMEALIYHFKIVMGETDVPKGEVYHAVEGGNGELGFYLVSDGGRSPYRLHFRRPCFIYYQAYPEMITGSVISDAIVTMCSMNVIAGELDA; from the coding sequence ATGAAAGACAACTCATTATCTAATATACTTAACCAGCACAACAGTAACGAACAAATCGACGGGCAATTATACACCCTGAATTTGGGACCTACTCACCCTGCAACGCACGGAATCTTCCAAAACGTTCTTACAATGGACGGTGAAAGAATTCTGCATGCAGAGCAAACCGTTGGTTATATCCACAGAGCTTTTGAAAAGATTTCTGAGAGAAGAAATTATGCTCAAATTACTACGCTTACTGACCGTATGAACTATTGTTCTGCTCCTATCAACAATATAGGATGGCACATGACAGTAGAAAAACTGATTGGTGTAAAAGTTCCTAAACGTGTAGATTATATGCGTGTAATCTTAATGGAATTGGCAAGAATTGGTGATCACTTGATTTGTAACGGGGTAACCGGTATGGATGCAGGTGCAATTACAGGTCTTACCTATATGTTCATCGAAAGAGAGCGTATTTACGATATGTACGAGCAGATTTGTGGAGCAAGAATGACAACCAATATGGGAAGAATTGGAGGTTTTGAAAGAGATTTCACTCCAAAATTCCATGAGTTGCTGAAAGATTTCTTAAAAACTTTCCCTGCTAGATTCCAGGAATTCTGTAATCTGTTGGAGAGAAACAGAATATTTATGGACAGAACGATTGGTGCAGGAGCAATTTCAGCAGAAAGAGCTTTAAGCTATGGTTTTACAGGTCCGAATTTACGTGCAACAGGTGTAGATTATGATTTAAGAGTTGCAGAGCCTTATTCTTCTTATGAAGATTTCGATTTTATCATTCCTGTGGGAACTTCAGGTGATACGTATGACCGTTTCATGGTTCGTCAGCAGGAGGTTTGGGAATCTCTTAAAATTATCAACCAAGCTTATGACAATTTGCCGGAAGGACCTTTCCATGCAGATGTTCCAGAATTCTATCTTCCTGAAAAAGCTGATGTTTACAAAAAAATGGAAGCATTGATTTACCATTTCAAAATTGTAATGGGCGAAACAGATGTTCCTAAAGGAGAAGTTTATCACGCTGTAGAAGGCGGAAACGGTGAATTAGGTTTCTATTTGGTAAGTGATGGCGGAAGAAGCCCTTACAGACTTCACTTCAGAAGACCATGTTTTATCTACTACCAAGCATATCCTGAGATGATCACAGGTTCTGTAATTTCAGATGCCATCGTTACGATGTGTAGTATGAATGTAATTGCGGGAGAATTAGACGCATAA
- a CDS encoding NADH-quinone oxidoreductase subunit NuoE family protein — MSETIAFKPESLEQVHKIIARYPEGRQKSALLPVLHLAQKEFGGWLDVPVMDYVAELLSIKPIEVYEVATFYTMFNMKPVGKYVLEVCRTGPCMVRGSEKILDHIRTKLNIKDGQTTEDGMFTLKPAECLGACGYAPMLQLGKFYHENLTIEKVDEILELCREGQVALD, encoded by the coding sequence ATGAGCGAAACAATAGCTTTTAAACCGGAAAGTTTAGAACAGGTACATAAAATTATCGCAAGATATCCTGAAGGAAGACAAAAGTCTGCCCTTCTTCCTGTTTTACATTTAGCGCAGAAAGAATTTGGAGGATGGTTAGACGTTCCTGTGATGGATTATGTTGCTGAATTATTGAGTATTAAACCAATTGAAGTATACGAAGTAGCTACTTTTTATACGATGTTTAATATGAAACCGGTGGGTAAATATGTTTTGGAAGTTTGTAGAACCGGACCTTGTATGGTTCGTGGAAGCGAAAAAATTCTGGATCATATCAGAACAAAATTAAATATAAAAGACGGGCAGACTACCGAAGATGGTATGTTTACTCTAAAACCTGCTGAATGTCTTGGAGCTTGCGGATACGCACCAATGCTGCAGTTAGGAAAATTTTATCACGAAAATTTAACGATAGAAAAAGTAGACGAAATCCTTGAGCTTTGCAGAGAAGGACAAGTTGCTTTAGACTAA
- the nuoF gene encoding NADH-quinone oxidoreductase subunit NuoF, whose amino-acid sequence MSKKLLLKDAHVEGIRYFETYRKQGGYGAAEKAFKMTPEEILEEVKVSGLRGRGGAGFPTGMKWSFLAKPEGVPRHLVVNADESEPGTFKDRYLMEFLPHLLIEGMLISSFVLGSNVSYIYIRGEYSWIPDILEEAIEEAKAAGFLGKNILGSGFDCEIYVQRGGGAYICGEETALLESLEGKRGNPRLKPPFPAVKGLWERPTVVNNVESIAAIVPIIDITGAEYAKIGVGRSTGTKLISACGNINKPGVYEIDMTITVEEFIYSDEYCGGIPNGKKLKACIPGGSSVPIVPANLLLKTVNGEPRYMNYESLADGGFATGTMMGSGGFIVLDEDQCVVEHTMTLARFYNHESCGQCTPCREGTGWMYKILKKIEKGEGKMEDIDLLWDIQRKIEGNTICPLGDAAAWPVAAAIRHFRDEFEWHIKNPELCLTQNYGLANYADPIPAAATN is encoded by the coding sequence ATGAGTAAAAAACTTTTACTTAAAGACGCACACGTAGAAGGAATACGTTACTTCGAAACTTATCGCAAACAAGGAGGTTACGGAGCAGCAGAAAAAGCCTTTAAAATGACTCCCGAAGAAATTCTTGAAGAAGTAAAGGTTTCAGGTCTTCGTGGTCGTGGTGGTGCAGGTTTCCCGACGGGAATGAAGTGGAGCTTTCTGGCAAAACCGGAAGGTGTACCAAGACACTTGGTAGTGAATGCAGATGAATCTGAACCGGGAACTTTCAAAGACAGATATCTGATGGAATTTCTTCCTCATCTTTTGATTGAGGGAATGTTGATTTCATCTTTCGTTTTAGGTTCAAACGTTTCTTATATCTACATCCGTGGAGAATATTCTTGGATTCCGGATATTTTGGAAGAAGCGATTGAAGAAGCTAAAGCTGCAGGATTTTTAGGTAAAAACATCTTAGGATCAGGTTTCGATTGTGAAATTTATGTTCAAAGAGGTGGCGGAGCTTATATCTGTGGCGAAGAAACTGCTTTACTTGAATCTCTTGAAGGAAAAAGAGGAAACCCAAGATTAAAACCGCCTTTCCCTGCTGTAAAAGGACTTTGGGAAAGACCAACGGTTGTAAATAACGTTGAATCTATCGCAGCAATCGTTCCGATTATCGATATTACCGGTGCAGAATATGCTAAAATTGGTGTTGGAAGATCAACTGGTACAAAATTAATTTCTGCTTGTGGGAACATCAATAAGCCAGGAGTTTATGAAATCGATATGACCATCACGGTTGAAGAATTTATTTATTCTGATGAATATTGTGGTGGGATCCCAAATGGTAAAAAGCTGAAAGCTTGTATTCCTGGAGGAAGTTCGGTTCCTATTGTGCCGGCAAATTTATTATTGAAAACGGTAAACGGTGAACCAAGATATATGAATTATGAATCTCTTGCTGACGGTGGTTTTGCTACCGGAACAATGATGGGTTCAGGAGGATTTATTGTTTTGGATGAAGATCAGTGCGTCGTAGAACATACCATGACTTTGGCGAGATTTTATAATCACGAAAGTTGCGGACAATGTACTCCTTGTCGTGAAGGAACGGGATGGATGTACAAAATTTTGAAAAAAATTGAGAAAGGAGAAGGAAAAATGGAAGACATCGATTTGCTTTGGGATATCCAGAGAAAAATTGAAGGAAATACCATTTGTCCGCTTGGAGATGCGGCAGCTTGGCCTGTTGCTGCGGCTATTCGTCATTTCAGAGATGAATTCGAATGGCATATCAAAAACCCTGAATTGTGTTTAACACAAAATTATGGGTTGGCTAATTATGCAGATCCTATTCCGGCTGCAGCCACTAATTAA
- a CDS encoding 2Fe-2S iron-sulfur cluster-binding protein, translating into MSEEVKKFKITIDGQTAEVLPGTSILEAARQIGGKSVPPAMCYYSKLETSGGRCRTCLVEVSKGSEADPRPMPKLVASCRTNVMDGMEVKNLSSEKAQEGRKAVTEFLLVNHPLDCPVCDQAGECHLQDLGYEHGNLETRTEFERNTYEADDLGPHIKLNMNRCILCARCVLAANQLTGEREHGILFRGDHAEISTYLNKALDNDFIGNVIDVCPVGALTDRTARFTSRVWFTKPMNATCKCDKCSGKATVYLKGDEVVRVTARKDQWGEVEEFICDTCRFERKNLSDWNIEGPRHIDRHSVISLNHYEKPKDELRVLDNPMAKEISEKDEK; encoded by the coding sequence ATGAGCGAAGAGGTTAAAAAATTCAAAATAACGATAGACGGACAGACTGCTGAAGTGTTGCCTGGTACTTCCATTTTGGAAGCAGCAAGACAGATCGGCGGAAAATCTGTTCCTCCTGCAATGTGCTATTACAGCAAGCTTGAAACCAGTGGAGGAAGATGCAGAACTTGCTTAGTTGAAGTTTCTAAAGGATCGGAAGCAGATCCTCGTCCTATGCCAAAATTAGTAGCGAGCTGCAGAACCAATGTGATGGACGGAATGGAAGTGAAAAATCTTTCTTCTGAAAAAGCTCAGGAAGGTAGAAAAGCAGTTACCGAATTCTTGTTGGTGAATCACCCTTTAGATTGCCCGGTTTGTGATCAGGCTGGAGAATGTCATCTTCAGGATCTAGGTTACGAGCACGGAAATCTTGAAACCAGAACTGAATTTGAAAGAAATACGTACGAAGCAGACGACTTAGGTCCACATATTAAGTTGAATATGAACCGTTGTATCTTGTGTGCACGATGCGTTTTGGCGGCCAATCAATTGACAGGTGAACGTGAGCACGGAATCCTTTTCAGAGGAGATCATGCTGAAATTTCTACATATTTAAATAAAGCTTTAGATAATGATTTCATCGGAAACGTAATCGACGTTTGTCCGGTTGGAGCATTAACAGATAGAACAGCTCGTTTTACAAGCAGAGTTTGGTTTACAAAGCCAATGAACGCTACTTGTAAGTGTGATAAATGTTCTGGAAAAGCAACGGTATATCTAAAAGGTGACGAAGTTGTAAGAGTTACCGCAAGAAAAGATCAGTGGGGAGAAGTTGAAGAATTCATCTGTGATACTTGTCGTTTCGAAAGAAAAAATCTTAGCGATTGGAACATTGAAGGACCAAGACATATCGACAGACATTCGGTTATTTCATTAAACCATTACGAGAAGCCTAAAGACGAATTGAGAGTTTTAGACAATCCAATGGCTAAAGAAATCAGCGAAAAAGACGAAAAATAA